A window of Paenibacillus polygoni contains these coding sequences:
- a CDS encoding SpoVR family protein, protein MSSSSELKDLEYAIDEIMEIANGFGLDYYPMRYEICPSDIIYTFGAYGMPTRFSHWSFGKTFQKMKMQYDFGLSKIYELVINSDPCYAFLLDGNSLIQNKLIVAHVLAHCDFFKNNARFSKSNRNMVESMAATADRIKQYELEYGTEAVESFIDAVLAIQEHVDPQLIKPQHLDKQRYMELKIKEQKNPDPAVRPPGRYDDLWDIGVKVSEDPDPNAHQVFRFPPEPEKDIMWFVQEFSEVLTDWQRDIMSMLREEMLYFWPQMETKIMNEGWASYWHQRIIRELDLTSDEAVEYAMLNASVVQPSKQSLNPYYLGLKIFEDIEKRWDHPTSHEQERLGRTPGGGRAKMFEVREYDSDTSFIRNYMTKQLVEDLDLYVFEKKGPDWKITDKSWENIRDQLVFARVNGGSPYLVVKDADHLRTGEIVLKHQYEGIELDLKYMERTLPYVYKLWGRAVHLETMIDDKPVLFTFDGKKMHRKLLT, encoded by the coding sequence ATGAGCAGTTCAAGTGAATTAAAAGACCTGGAATATGCTATTGACGAGATTATGGAGATCGCCAATGGCTTTGGACTCGATTATTATCCAATGCGATATGAAATCTGTCCTTCTGATATTATTTACACGTTTGGTGCGTATGGCATGCCGACCAGGTTCAGTCACTGGAGCTTTGGGAAGACCTTTCAGAAAATGAAGATGCAATATGATTTTGGGCTCAGCAAAATTTACGAATTGGTTATCAACTCAGATCCATGTTATGCCTTCTTGCTGGACGGCAACTCCCTTATTCAGAATAAACTCATTGTTGCCCATGTCCTTGCTCACTGTGACTTCTTTAAAAATAACGCCCGCTTCTCCAAGTCTAACCGAAATATGGTCGAAAGTATGGCGGCAACAGCAGACCGGATTAAGCAGTATGAACTGGAGTACGGCACAGAAGCCGTCGAGTCTTTCATTGATGCGGTTCTTGCCATTCAGGAGCATGTCGATCCACAGTTGATTAAACCCCAGCATCTCGATAAACAGCGCTATATGGAGCTAAAAATAAAAGAACAAAAAAATCCAGACCCCGCTGTTCGTCCGCCTGGGCGATATGACGACCTTTGGGATATCGGAGTCAAAGTCTCTGAGGATCCTGATCCAAATGCACATCAAGTCTTTCGCTTCCCTCCTGAACCCGAAAAAGACATCATGTGGTTCGTTCAGGAGTTCTCTGAAGTACTAACTGACTGGCAAAGAGACATCATGAGCATGCTGCGCGAAGAAATGCTGTACTTCTGGCCGCAAATGGAGACCAAGATTATGAACGAAGGCTGGGCTTCGTATTGGCATCAGCGCATCATCCGTGAACTGGATCTGACGAGCGATGAAGCCGTAGAATATGCGATGCTGAATGCCTCGGTTGTACAGCCGTCTAAACAAAGTTTGAACCCTTATTATCTCGGTCTTAAAATCTTCGAAGACATTGAAAAAAGATGGGATCATCCAACTTCACATGAACAAGAACGACTCGGACGGACTCCTGGCGGGGGCCGGGCTAAAATGTTTGAAGTACGTGAATATGATTCCGATACCTCCTTCATCCGTAACTACATGACAAAGCAGCTGGTTGAAGACCTTGATCTATATGTGTTCGAGAAAAAAGGACCTGACTGGAAAATTACCGATAAGTCATGGGAAAATATACGGGATCAGCTCGTCTTTGCTAGGGTTAACGGCGGATCTCCCTATCTTGTTGTTAAGGATGCTGATCACCTTCGGACAGGTGAAATTGTATTAAAACACCAGTATGAAGGCATTGAGCTTGATCTAAAATACATGGAGCGTACGCTCCCTTACGTATATAAGTTATGGGGCCGCGCTGTTCATCTTGAGACCATGATTGATGATAAACCTGTTCTGTTTACCTTTGACGGCAAAAAAATGCACAGAAAATTACTAACTTGA
- a CDS encoding YunC family protein, which yields MVTLEPVQVGEYTLTAVEVKLPKTTLITVSTSKGYIMCGALDVGLLNERLGQRQIIAARAVGVKTIAELLAAPMESVTHEAEKLGIVPGMTGVEALIRMI from the coding sequence ATGGTAACATTAGAACCGGTTCAAGTTGGAGAATATACCCTTACTGCCGTGGAAGTGAAGTTACCTAAAACGACACTCATTACAGTTTCGACATCAAAAGGATATATTATGTGCGGTGCGCTCGATGTAGGATTACTGAATGAGCGTTTGGGACAGCGGCAGATTATTGCAGCTAGAGCAGTAGGGGTGAAGACCATTGCGGAACTGCTGGCAGCACCAATGGAGTCTGTAACACATGAAGCCGAGAAATTAGGGATCGTACCTGGTATGACTGGAGTAGAAGCCCTGATTCGAATGATATGA
- the pdaA gene encoding delta-lactam-biosynthetic de-N-acetylase has translation MIILVVTCAGVHYIQASPVKDAYHFGFKKSKDGGLASINEEGFKGILEKNEAIFLGDTSQKELYLTFDNGYENGYTPAILDVLKDKKVPAAFFVTGHYLKDQPELVKRMSQEGHIVGNHSWSHPDLSVTPDAKIKEELDKVKQEVFALTGKEIPYLRPPRGIFSERSLTVSKNEGYINVFWSIAYKDWDTKVQHGAQYAYDQVMKQLHPGAVILLHSVSKDNTEALGQIIEAARAQGYTFKSLDELKTKTY, from the coding sequence ATGATCATCTTGGTCGTGACTTGTGCTGGTGTCCACTATATACAGGCTTCCCCTGTGAAAGATGCATATCATTTTGGTTTCAAAAAAAGTAAAGATGGCGGGCTTGCATCCATCAATGAGGAAGGTTTCAAAGGAATTCTCGAAAAAAATGAAGCGATATTCCTTGGGGATACCTCACAAAAAGAGTTGTATTTAACGTTTGATAATGGTTATGAGAACGGGTATACCCCTGCTATTCTAGATGTGCTTAAGGACAAGAAAGTACCGGCGGCATTTTTTGTAACGGGGCATTATTTGAAAGATCAGCCTGAGCTGGTCAAAAGAATGAGTCAGGAAGGTCATATTGTAGGCAATCACTCCTGGAGTCATCCCGATCTGAGTGTAACACCAGATGCTAAAATTAAAGAAGAATTGGATAAAGTCAAACAGGAAGTATTTGCTCTAACAGGCAAGGAAATTCCTTATCTTCGTCCGCCACGCGGGATTTTCAGCGAACGTTCTCTTACTGTCAGTAAGAATGAAGGTTATATCAATGTGTTCTGGTCTATTGCCTATAAAGACTGGGATACGAAGGTACAGCATGGTGCTCAGTATGCCTACGATCAGGTGATGAAGCAGCTTCACCCAGGCGCGGTAATATTACTTCATTCGGTGTCTAAAGATAACACAGAGGCCTTAGGACAGATCATTGAAGCTGCTAGAGCACAAGGCTATACATTCAAAAGTTTGGACGAACTCAAAACAAAAACATATTAA
- a CDS encoding Dps family protein: MAKSTSKTQTKTGVEQILNRQVANLNVMYVKIHNYHWYVTGPNFFSLHVKFEELYNAVTLQMDEIAERLLTIKGSPAATMKEYLEIASIQEAAGGEDTKTMVQNIVEDFATLSEEYAEGIEAAEEAGDQPTADMLTGFQADLEKHMWMLRSYLA, encoded by the coding sequence ATGGCTAAATCAACTAGCAAAACACAGACAAAAACAGGAGTAGAACAAATACTAAATCGTCAGGTTGCAAACCTGAATGTAATGTATGTGAAAATTCATAACTACCACTGGTATGTTACAGGTCCAAACTTCTTCTCACTCCATGTAAAATTTGAAGAATTGTATAATGCAGTTACTCTTCAAATGGATGAAATTGCGGAACGTCTCCTTACTATTAAAGGCAGCCCTGCCGCAACAATGAAAGAATATCTTGAGATTGCTTCCATCCAAGAAGCAGCTGGCGGCGAAGATACAAAAACAATGGTGCAAAATATCGTTGAAGACTTTGCTACCTTGTCCGAAGAATATGCGGAGGGTATTGAAGCAGCAGAAGAAGCAGGCGATCAGCCTACAGCAGACATGCTGACTGGATTCCAAGCTGACCTTGAAAAACATATGTGGATGCTTCGTTCTTATCTTGCTTAA
- a CDS encoding DUF423 domain-containing protein translates to MAKKWIGIGSILVMLSVMIGAFGAHMLEPIIGEDKISVYETGVHYHMIHALGIIVIGVIAKVFGESKLLAWSARLLFIGIILFSGSLYVLSISGIGPLGAITPFGGVSFIAGWICLAVTALKKV, encoded by the coding sequence GTGGCAAAAAAATGGATAGGCATCGGTTCAATACTAGTCATGCTTTCTGTTATGATTGGTGCATTTGGTGCACATATGTTAGAACCTATCATTGGTGAGGACAAGATTTCAGTATATGAAACAGGCGTTCATTATCACATGATCCATGCACTCGGCATCATTGTAATTGGAGTTATTGCAAAAGTTTTCGGGGAATCTAAGTTACTTGCTTGGTCAGCTAGGCTATTATTTATTGGTATTATATTATTCTCTGGAAGTTTATATGTACTAAGTATAAGTGGTATTGGTCCATTAGGAGCAATAACTCCTTTTGGCGGTGTTAGTTTTATTGCTGGCTGGATCTGTCTAGCGGTTACCGCTTTGAAGAAAGTATAA
- the sufC gene encoding Fe-S cluster assembly ATPase SufC, with protein sequence MATNFVIEGLKAEIEGKEILKGINLSMKGGEIHAIMGPNGTGKSTLASALMGHPKYEVTGGSVTLNGEDVLEMEVDERARAGMFLAMQYPSEIAGVTNSDFLRSAINARREEGSEISLIKFIRQMEGKMKELEMNPEFAHRYLNEGFSGGEKKRNEILQMMLLDPSLVILDEIDSGLDIDALRIVANGVNAMKSEDRGFLIITHYQRLLNYIKPDFVHVMMQGRIVKSGGPELAERLEAEGYDWVKEELGIEDETVGQEA encoded by the coding sequence ATGGCTACAAATTTCGTCATTGAAGGACTTAAAGCAGAAATAGAAGGTAAGGAAATTCTGAAAGGAATTAACCTTAGCATGAAAGGTGGAGAAATCCACGCAATTATGGGTCCTAACGGTACAGGTAAAAGTACTTTAGCTTCCGCACTTATGGGCCACCCGAAATATGAAGTTACTGGCGGCTCGGTAACATTGAACGGTGAAGATGTACTAGAAATGGAAGTTGATGAGCGTGCTCGTGCAGGTATGTTCCTGGCTATGCAGTATCCAAGTGAAATTGCCGGTGTAACAAACTCCGACTTCTTGCGTAGTGCAATTAATGCACGTCGTGAAGAGGGAAGCGAAATCTCTCTTATCAAATTTATCCGTCAAATGGAAGGTAAAATGAAAGAACTTGAGATGAATCCTGAGTTTGCTCATCGTTACCTAAATGAAGGCTTCTCCGGCGGTGAGAAGAAACGTAATGAAATTTTGCAAATGATGCTGCTTGATCCATCCCTTGTTATTCTTGATGAAATTGACTCCGGTCTTGATATCGATGCACTTCGCATTGTAGCAAATGGTGTAAATGCAATGAAGAGCGAAGATCGCGGATTCCTCATCATCACTCACTACCAACGTTTGCTTAACTACATCAAACCTGATTTTGTTCACGTTATGATGCAAGGTCGTATCGTAAAATCCGGCGGTCCTGAACTTGCTGAACGTTTGGAAGCAGAAGGTTACGACTGGGTGAAAGAAGAGCTTGGTATTGAAGATGAAACTGTAGGACAAGAAGCGTAA
- the thrC gene encoding threonine synthase — protein sequence MQYQSTRGQVSEVGFIDAFLMGLATDGGLLVPSTIPVISSDKLEEWRTLSFQDLMLEIFSYYLNEEIPNDELKEMIYASYSTFRHEDVTPVHQLTDDIYLLELFHGPTFAFKDIALQLMGQLYSYVAKKYKRPINILGATSGDTGASAIQGVRGKEGINICILHPNGKVSKVQELQMTTVQDENVLNLSVEGNFDDCQRMIKELFADVNFKNEHHLCAINSINIVRILAQTVYYFYAYFRVTDQRPELKGVPLHFSVPTGNFGDIFAGYLASRMGLPVGKLVLATNENNILERFVKEGIYKPDGFHTTYSPSMDIQVASNFERYLYYVLDEDAEQTESYMKSFQESGEIRIPQELLSKVQSEFAAYGVIGAECLATIQKYNDEKAYLLDPHSACGVAAAERTLPAGEVVVSLATAHPAKFNESIELCEIKQEFPPQISALYDMPVRKTEVEGTLDQVVAELIPFYHRLQVK from the coding sequence ATGCAATATCAAAGTACTCGAGGACAGGTTAGTGAAGTAGGATTTATTGATGCATTTCTGATGGGGCTGGCTACAGATGGAGGTTTGCTCGTACCAAGTACCATTCCTGTCATATCCAGCGACAAGTTGGAAGAGTGGAGAACTCTTTCGTTTCAGGATCTAATGCTTGAGATTTTTTCTTATTACTTGAATGAAGAAATTCCGAACGATGAGCTGAAGGAAATGATCTATGCCAGTTACAGTACCTTCCGGCATGAAGACGTTACTCCCGTTCATCAACTTACGGATGATATATATTTACTTGAATTGTTCCATGGTCCAACATTTGCTTTCAAGGATATTGCGCTTCAGCTCATGGGACAGTTGTATAGTTATGTAGCTAAAAAGTATAAACGCCCAATTAATATTCTAGGTGCTACTTCTGGTGATACAGGAGCCTCTGCTATTCAAGGCGTTCGAGGTAAAGAAGGAATTAATATCTGTATCCTGCATCCAAACGGCAAAGTAAGTAAGGTGCAAGAACTTCAGATGACTACAGTACAAGATGAGAATGTGCTGAATTTATCAGTGGAAGGTAATTTTGATGACTGTCAGCGGATGATTAAGGAACTTTTTGCGGATGTGAATTTCAAAAATGAGCATCATCTGTGTGCAATTAATTCCATTAATATTGTTCGGATCCTTGCTCAAACCGTATACTATTTCTACGCCTATTTCCGGGTTACGGATCAGCGTCCTGAACTAAAGGGAGTACCGCTGCATTTCAGCGTACCTACAGGTAATTTCGGAGATATTTTTGCAGGATATCTAGCTTCACGAATGGGTCTACCTGTTGGTAAACTGGTACTTGCAACGAACGAGAATAATATATTAGAGCGTTTTGTGAAAGAAGGGATCTATAAACCTGACGGCTTCCATACGACGTACAGCCCTTCTATGGATATTCAGGTTGCGAGCAACTTTGAGAGATATCTTTATTACGTTTTGGATGAGGATGCAGAGCAAACGGAAAGCTATATGAAGAGTTTCCAGGAGAGCGGTGAAATTCGAATTCCACAAGAGCTGTTAAGCAAAGTTCAATCGGAATTTGCAGCATACGGTGTGATTGGGGCAGAGTGCCTTGCAACAATTCAAAAATATAACGATGAAAAAGCATATCTGCTCGATCCTCACTCCGCTTGCGGAGTGGCTGCAGCAGAACGTACGCTTCCTGCAGGAGAAGTTGTAGTTTCGTTAGCTACAGCGCATCCTGCAAAGTTTAATGAATCCATTGAACTTTGTGAGATCAAGCAGGAATTCCCGCCGCAAATCTCAGCACTCTATGACATGCCTGTTCGTAAAACGGAGGTAGAAGGAACGTTGGATCAAGTAGTTGCCGAACTCATTCCTTTTTACCATCGTCTTCAGGTGAAATAG
- a CDS encoding SEC-C metal-binding domain-containing protein — MSNIGRNEPCHCGSGKKYKKCCLEKDREKQRNVRVATSVEVITGSRRAVSTSAPAPTVQSVEATSVTATDKTLDLSEFPFESDSHRELAASVIPELVKDYSLSYDQQSQLAKLWSDYSQSEAPRYRKPGGYAGALEYLTATKLGKTVSHSELAAKHDVSASTLSKCVHQLSEFSDQQSFALQTV; from the coding sequence TTGTCCAACATCGGTAGAAACGAACCGTGCCACTGCGGCAGTGGGAAAAAATATAAAAAATGTTGCCTCGAGAAAGACAGAGAAAAGCAACGTAATGTACGAGTAGCCACTTCGGTTGAAGTAATTACAGGTTCTAGACGAGCTGTTTCCACATCAGCTCCAGCACCAACAGTACAGTCCGTTGAAGCTACATCCGTCACAGCTACAGACAAAACACTTGACCTGTCTGAATTCCCCTTTGAAAGTGATTCGCACCGCGAGTTAGCAGCTTCGGTTATTCCGGAACTTGTAAAAGATTACTCGCTGTCGTATGATCAGCAATCTCAATTGGCAAAGCTGTGGAGTGACTACAGCCAAAGTGAAGCCCCTCGCTATCGTAAGCCGGGCGGTTACGCTGGAGCTCTAGAATACTTGACGGCAACGAAGCTTGGTAAAACAGTAAGTCATTCGGAACTAGCTGCAAAACATGATGTTTCTGCAAGCACCCTCTCCAAATGTGTGCACCAGCTTTCTGAGTTCTCTGATCAACAGTCTTTTGCACTGCAAACCGTTTAA
- the mtnA gene encoding S-methyl-5-thioribose-1-phosphate isomerase produces MSNFSTSTTNTEFNPLISLNWRGDRLELLDQRLLPESIVMLDLYTPEEIWDSIHSMKVRGAPAIGIAAAFGVVLGAGQYPNEDIAGWLENVKKVCDYLATSRPTAVNLFWALDRMYAAAVQLSEDPNYVSISSLNEGLVQEAIAIRAEDEEVCRRIGEHALPLFQDGMGVLTHCNAGGLATAKYGTATAPMYLAKEQGMKLKIFADETRPVLQGARLTAFELQQAGIDVTLITDNMAGMVMSKGWIQAVIVGTDRVAANGDVANKIGTYSVAVLAKAHGIPFYVACPMSTIDLNTPTGAHIPIEERAPEEVTEGFGKRTAPQGIKVFNPAFDVTPNEYVTAIITEKGIIRAPFDQNLKALYSEPIS; encoded by the coding sequence ATGAGCAATTTCAGCACGAGTACCACGAATACAGAGTTTAATCCATTAATTTCACTTAACTGGAGAGGAGATCGACTTGAACTTCTCGATCAGAGACTGCTGCCTGAATCCATTGTTATGCTGGACCTCTATACACCGGAAGAGATATGGGATTCCATTCACTCCATGAAAGTGCGGGGTGCTCCGGCAATAGGTATCGCGGCAGCTTTTGGCGTGGTGCTTGGTGCAGGCCAGTATCCGAATGAGGATATTGCCGGCTGGCTTGAAAATGTGAAGAAAGTATGCGATTATCTTGCAACTTCAAGACCTACCGCAGTAAATCTATTCTGGGCGCTGGACCGTATGTATGCAGCCGCTGTACAGCTCAGCGAAGATCCTAATTACGTCTCTATCTCTTCATTAAATGAAGGTCTAGTACAAGAAGCCATTGCGATCCGCGCAGAGGATGAAGAAGTATGCAGACGGATTGGTGAACATGCCTTGCCTTTATTCCAAGACGGAATGGGAGTACTGACTCACTGTAACGCAGGAGGACTTGCAACAGCTAAATATGGTACCGCTACAGCTCCTATGTATCTTGCCAAAGAACAAGGAATGAAACTCAAAATTTTTGCAGATGAGACACGTCCTGTTCTCCAAGGTGCTCGTTTAACGGCATTTGAACTGCAGCAGGCGGGTATTGATGTGACGCTTATTACGGATAACATGGCTGGAATGGTCATGTCTAAGGGCTGGATTCAAGCCGTTATCGTAGGTACCGACCGTGTAGCAGCTAATGGGGATGTGGCAAATAAGATTGGAACTTATAGTGTTGCTGTACTCGCTAAAGCACATGGGATCCCTTTTTATGTAGCTTGTCCGATGTCAACCATTGACCTGAATACACCGACAGGCGCACATATTCCGATCGAGGAACGTGCACCGGAAGAAGTAACAGAAGGATTTGGTAAGCGAACTGCACCCCAAGGAATCAAAGTATTTAATCCCGCATTTGATGTGACACCAAACGAGTATGTAACAGCTATTATTACGGAAAAAGGAATCATCCGCGCTCCGTTTGATCAAAATTTAAAAGCTTTATACTCTGAACCAATTTCGTAA
- a CDS encoding DegV family protein, translating into MSRIKIFADSTSDLPKTWVQQHEVGIVPLYAVFGDESLKDGVEISPEQLYARVDREGRLPKTAAPSPADFMASFGPYIDQGYQVLFISLSSELSSTYQNALIASGEFPDGSVTVFDSLNLSSGIGVMVMKAVQAAEQGKTITEIVDILTEMRPKVEIEFVIDTLDYLYMGGRCSGMQNLIGSLLKIRPVIKVTDGKMTPAYKVRGKREKAIDQMMNNALSNVDVMDNDTIIVVHSMCEEDALAIQKTLHEKTKAKHIEMATAGCVISSHCGPKTIGLVFVRA; encoded by the coding sequence ATGTCGCGAATTAAAATTTTTGCGGACAGCACCAGTGATTTACCTAAGACTTGGGTTCAGCAACATGAGGTTGGTATTGTTCCACTTTATGCCGTGTTTGGCGATGAATCGTTAAAAGATGGTGTTGAAATTAGCCCCGAACAGCTGTATGCAAGGGTAGATCGTGAAGGTCGCCTTCCAAAAACGGCAGCACCTTCTCCTGCTGATTTTATGGCTTCTTTTGGTCCTTACATAGATCAGGGCTATCAGGTTTTATTTATTAGCCTTTCATCTGAGCTTTCTTCTACGTATCAAAATGCACTCATCGCTTCAGGCGAATTTCCAGACGGTAGCGTTACCGTGTTTGATTCACTTAATTTATCTTCCGGAATTGGCGTAATGGTGATGAAAGCAGTTCAAGCTGCGGAACAAGGAAAAACCATCACTGAGATTGTAGATATACTGACTGAGATGAGACCAAAAGTAGAAATCGAGTTTGTCATTGATACACTTGATTATCTATATATGGGCGGCCGCTGTTCAGGAATGCAAAATCTAATCGGCAGTCTTCTCAAAATCAGACCTGTCATCAAGGTGACTGACGGAAAGATGACGCCCGCATATAAAGTTAGAGGCAAACGCGAAAAAGCCATTGACCAAATGATGAATAATGCACTGAGCAATGTCGATGTAATGGATAATGATACCATTATCGTTGTTCATTCCATGTGTGAAGAAGATGCACTTGCCATTCAGAAGACTTTACACGAAAAGACCAAAGCAAAACATATCGAAATGGCTACAGCTGGTTGTGTTATTTCAAGCCATTGTGGACCTAAAACGATTGGACTCGTTTTTGTTAGAGCTTAA
- the yhbH gene encoding sporulation protein YhbH: protein MPDSRQPYSFVVSKEDWSLHRKGYQDQLRHQQKVKEIIKQNLPDLITEENIIMSDGKQIIKVPIRSLDEYRFVYNYQKQKHVGQGDGDSQVGDVIGRDPASQKPGKGEKAGDQPGQDVVEAEINMEDLENMLFSELSLPHLKQKDKEEIETQSIKFNDIRKKGMQSNIDKKRTILENLRRNATTGNPGIHHISPDDLRYKTWDDTVIPHSNAVIIAMMDTSGSMGSFEKYCARSFFFWMTRFLRKQYEKVEIVFLAHHTEAKEVSEEEFFTRGESGGTICSSAYIKALEIIDQRYPPSSYNIYPFHFSDGDNLTSDNERCVKLIGELLKRSNMFGYGEVNQYNRSSTLMSAYRNIKMDQFMYYVIKEKGEVYKALRTFFHNKEGGSVS, encoded by the coding sequence ATGCCGGATTCTCGCCAGCCTTACTCATTTGTCGTTTCGAAAGAAGATTGGTCTCTTCACCGTAAAGGTTACCAAGATCAGCTGCGCCATCAGCAGAAGGTAAAAGAAATCATTAAGCAGAACCTGCCCGACCTTATTACAGAAGAAAATATCATTATGTCCGATGGTAAACAGATCATTAAAGTTCCGATTCGGAGCCTGGATGAATATCGCTTTGTCTATAATTATCAAAAACAAAAGCATGTCGGCCAAGGAGATGGAGACAGTCAGGTCGGCGATGTCATTGGACGTGATCCTGCGAGTCAAAAACCAGGTAAAGGTGAAAAAGCAGGCGATCAGCCAGGTCAAGACGTTGTAGAGGCAGAGATTAACATGGAAGACCTTGAAAATATGCTGTTTTCCGAGCTTTCCTTACCCCACCTCAAACAAAAAGACAAAGAAGAAATTGAAACACAGAGTATTAAGTTTAACGATATCCGTAAAAAAGGGATGCAGTCTAACATCGACAAGAAGCGGACCATCTTAGAAAATTTACGGCGGAATGCAACCACTGGCAACCCAGGAATTCATCACATCAGCCCTGATGACCTCCGCTATAAAACTTGGGACGATACTGTCATCCCCCACTCTAATGCCGTCATTATTGCCATGATGGATACATCCGGATCCATGGGTTCTTTTGAAAAATATTGCGCAAGAAGCTTCTTTTTCTGGATGACCCGGTTCTTACGGAAACAATACGAAAAAGTAGAGATTGTCTTCCTCGCCCATCATACGGAAGCAAAAGAAGTGAGCGAAGAAGAATTTTTCACCCGCGGCGAAAGCGGCGGTACGATCTGTTCTTCTGCCTATATTAAAGCCCTTGAGATTATAGATCAGCGTTATCCGCCTTCAAGTTACAATATCTACCCTTTTCACTTCTCAGATGGCGATAACCTAACCAGTGATAATGAACGCTGTGTTAAATTAATCGGCGAACTGCTGAAAAGAAGCAATATGTTCGGTTATGGTGAGGTCAATCAGTATAATCGAAGCAGTACGCTGATGTCTGCCTACCGGAATATCAAGATGGATCAATTCATGTACTACGTCATCAAAGAAAAGGGCGAAGTATACAAGGCCCTGCGCACCTTTTTTCATAACAAAGAAGGAGGCAGCGTCTCATGA
- the mtnK gene encoding S-methyl-5-thioribose kinase: MSSYHPLTLDEAMQLSQKVLDLFDANSELTCQEIGDGNLNLVFHIRDMNSRNSVIVKQALPYAKIVGESWPLSLDRARIEREVLQEEYRICPGSVPQVYYYDDELALTIMEDLSDHVIMRKGLIEGNHYPLFSKHIGEFMARTLFYTSDLAMDQSLKKEKVKKFVNPDQCKITEDLIFEEPYRLSERNNYSPSIEDEAEALRTDRELHLEIAILREKFLTEAQALLHGDLHTGSIFVTSESTKVIDPEFAYYGPMGFDIGAVLANLLLHYVSIPGWITDEAAATARAEELLLMVQNVWTEFEHRFCELWDQDVQDYMARTKGYQEFYIAKLLQDSAGFAGSKMIRRIVGLAHVADIDTISNETIREQAERKALSIGKNLVKNHRRITSITDLMNLVTDASKGKVGQR, from the coding sequence TTGTCTTCATATCATCCTTTAACTCTTGATGAAGCAATGCAATTGTCTCAAAAAGTACTGGATCTATTTGATGCAAACAGTGAACTAACCTGCCAGGAAATTGGGGATGGAAATCTGAATCTCGTCTTTCATATAAGAGATATGAATTCCCGCAACAGCGTGATAGTTAAACAGGCTTTGCCTTATGCCAAAATTGTTGGTGAATCCTGGCCCCTATCGCTAGACCGTGCAAGAATTGAACGTGAGGTACTACAGGAAGAATATAGAATCTGCCCTGGCTCTGTTCCGCAAGTATATTATTATGATGATGAACTTGCTCTAACCATCATGGAAGATCTCAGTGATCATGTCATCATGAGAAAAGGATTAATTGAAGGAAACCACTATCCTCTGTTTTCCAAACATATCGGAGAGTTTATGGCTCGGACCCTTTTTTATACATCCGATTTAGCCATGGACCAATCACTTAAGAAAGAAAAAGTGAAGAAGTTCGTAAATCCAGACCAATGTAAAATTACAGAAGATCTTATTTTTGAAGAGCCTTATCGCTTATCTGAACGGAACAATTACTCTCCTTCAATCGAGGATGAAGCAGAGGCGCTTCGTACGGATCGCGAGTTGCATTTAGAAATTGCGATTTTAAGAGAGAAGTTTCTGACTGAGGCGCAGGCCTTGCTTCATGGGGATCTTCATACAGGCAGTATTTTTGTTACATCAGAATCTACAAAAGTAATCGACCCGGAATTCGCTTATTATGGACCTATGGGATTTGATATCGGTGCTGTTCTTGCAAATTTGCTTCTGCACTATGTATCTATACCAGGATGGATCACAGACGAAGCTGCCGCCACCGCACGTGCAGAAGAACTGCTTCTCATGGTTCAGAATGTATGGACCGAGTTTGAACACCGTTTTTGCGAACTATGGGATCAAGATGTTCAGGACTATATGGCTCGTACCAAAGGATATCAAGAGTTCTATATAGCTAAACTCCTTCAAGACAGCGCTGGATTCGCTGGAAGCAAAATGATTCGCCGCATTGTCGGACTCGCTCATGTAGCGGATATCGATACCATTAGCAATGAAACAATTCGAGAACAAGCTGAACGAAAAGCACTCTCCATTGGCAAAAACCTGGTGAAAAATCACCGCCGGATTACATCCATTACAGACTTGATGAATCTCGTTACAGACGCAAGCAAAGGAAAGGTAGGACAACGATGA